One Alteromonas sp. KC3 DNA segment encodes these proteins:
- a CDS encoding tetratricopeptide repeat-containing diguanylate cyclase, producing MGSKGISAGFALIGLLVASLSLIPSQALALEGAPPQTAVIENLIAAKRYDDADSKALLILEQALQQNSLPTQNILDLGKVMQKASRFEVSKAIFNAALAQYTLQGELGNMAISLLYLATAERQLSNYTSATSYIRRAMSIAQIERNSALKAQLNLELGIIQQEQGKVEAALEPLKEALQYFREANDTTQTSVCLLRIGDIYSLLNQASMAQTYYQDAYDTANQGLQDKRILGITKTRIGALQLKSGLSNDAVNSIASGLDLLLAVNDVGAIAEAKIVMGQALVEVGDIAKGRGLLQEAMSFADSSGQAKLVKEGRLALAQAYLKEQNFENALIHARTGTVTARKSKDLRGQLSFLSLQLSAYVSMGEFKKALDIQSVIQQLREALLDSQNKTAIEGLQAEIELVRQSRTLEKLTESKQLALAQAERENLRTTLIWSISLAGLLMMFLVWSRFKQRQQTIFLRREVRQQTLTLQEKNDELERAYKTLEEVSLRDPLTGLYNRHYLESQLPGEIRRSQFSATQLTESESKKQDLLCLLIDIDHFKRINDDYGHIAGDKVLAAFARTLKEVFRQTDLIIRWGGEEFLVVCRHSNREELPILAERCREMVANTPFDIDGPSPINITCSIGFSILPPEKMDSFDAAWERTFAVIDYALYATKLSGRDGWVGVIETYEEPRENPTPLDHKFNFSSSRIATSFNNVASITWPEHIEE from the coding sequence ATGGGCAGTAAAGGAATAAGTGCTGGTTTTGCACTTATAGGGCTCTTAGTTGCTTCGTTATCGCTAATTCCTTCCCAAGCGCTAGCGCTCGAGGGCGCGCCTCCTCAAACTGCAGTGATTGAAAACCTTATTGCTGCTAAGCGATATGATGACGCGGATAGCAAAGCGTTACTTATACTCGAGCAAGCTCTGCAACAAAATAGCCTTCCAACGCAAAATATTCTCGACCTCGGTAAGGTTATGCAAAAGGCTTCTCGCTTTGAAGTTTCAAAGGCCATATTCAACGCAGCGTTAGCCCAATACACCCTACAAGGTGAATTGGGTAATATGGCAATAAGCCTCTTATACCTTGCCACTGCTGAAAGACAGCTTTCAAACTATACATCTGCAACATCTTACATTCGCCGCGCTATGTCTATTGCACAAATAGAGCGTAATAGCGCACTTAAAGCACAACTCAACTTAGAGCTAGGCATAATCCAACAAGAACAAGGGAAAGTAGAAGCTGCACTTGAGCCATTAAAAGAAGCGCTTCAATATTTTCGCGAGGCCAACGACACAACGCAAACGAGTGTGTGTTTATTGCGGATAGGTGATATTTACAGCTTGCTAAACCAAGCATCCATGGCGCAAACCTACTATCAAGATGCATACGATACTGCCAACCAAGGGTTGCAAGATAAACGTATTCTTGGCATTACTAAGACAAGAATTGGCGCTCTTCAACTAAAAAGCGGCCTTAGCAACGACGCCGTTAACTCGATTGCGAGTGGTTTAGACTTACTTTTAGCCGTTAATGATGTTGGCGCTATAGCGGAAGCGAAAATTGTAATGGGGCAAGCGCTTGTTGAAGTCGGTGATATCGCCAAAGGTCGAGGACTACTTCAAGAGGCCATGAGTTTCGCTGACTCTTCAGGACAAGCAAAATTAGTCAAAGAAGGCCGACTAGCCTTAGCTCAAGCTTATCTAAAAGAACAAAATTTCGAAAACGCCCTAATTCATGCCCGAACAGGCACGGTGACCGCTAGAAAGAGCAAAGATCTTAGGGGGCAACTCAGCTTTTTGTCCTTGCAACTAAGTGCCTATGTATCGATGGGCGAGTTCAAGAAAGCCCTTGATATTCAGTCAGTTATTCAGCAGTTGCGCGAAGCCCTTTTAGACTCGCAGAACAAAACAGCCATAGAAGGCCTACAAGCTGAGATAGAACTCGTAAGGCAATCAAGAACGCTTGAGAAACTTACCGAGTCTAAACAGTTAGCACTGGCTCAAGCTGAACGAGAAAATTTGAGAACAACGCTGATATGGAGCATTTCGTTAGCAGGGTTGTTGATGATGTTTCTAGTATGGAGTCGCTTCAAGCAGCGCCAACAAACCATTTTCTTAAGACGTGAAGTCCGTCAGCAAACATTAACCCTACAAGAAAAAAATGACGAGCTAGAACGAGCCTACAAAACACTTGAAGAGGTGAGCCTTCGAGACCCATTAACGGGGCTTTATAATCGTCACTATTTAGAGTCTCAGTTACCGGGAGAAATAAGGCGCAGCCAATTCTCAGCAACCCAACTCACTGAATCAGAGTCTAAAAAACAAGATCTATTGTGCTTACTGATCGACATTGATCACTTCAAGCGGATTAACGATGACTATGGTCATATTGCCGGCGATAAGGTACTGGCAGCGTTTGCTCGCACACTAAAAGAAGTGTTTCGTCAAACAGACCTAATAATTCGTTGGGGCGGTGAAGAGTTCCTTGTGGTCTGTCGCCATTCTAATCGCGAAGAATTGCCCATTCTCGCCGAGCGCTGCCGTGAAATGGTGGCGAATACCCCGTTTGATATTGATGGGCCCTCGCCTATTAATATTACATGCAGCATTGGCTTCTCTATTCTTCCTCCAGAGAAAATGGATAGTTTCGATGCCGCTTGGGAACGCACTTTTGCGGTTATTGATTACGCACTCTATGCCACCAAACTGTCAGGTAGAGATGGTTGGGTTGGCGTTATAGAAACCTATGAAGAACCGCGAGAAAACCCGACACCACTTGATCATAAATTCAATTTTTCGAGCTCAAGAATTGCCACATCGTTTAACAACGTCGCTAGCATCACTTGGCCAGAACACATTGAGGAGTAG
- a CDS encoding ADP-ribosylglycohydrolase translates to MYKGSCHCQAVQFEIDHLDEHDADKESIAHSDCQALQLEVSKDRLVVDCAPSALAKLHVASGETHHVCNVCGQLMFVEDLKANISVEVAFNGHDVLQAPHRQFVI, encoded by the coding sequence ATGTATAAAGGTAGCTGTCATTGCCAAGCGGTTCAGTTTGAAATTGACCATCTTGACGAACATGATGCAGATAAAGAAAGCATCGCACACTCCGATTGCCAAGCGTTGCAGCTCGAAGTAAGTAAAGATAGGCTTGTAGTCGACTGTGCTCCCTCAGCACTAGCCAAGCTGCATGTCGCCAGTGGTGAAACTCATCACGTGTGCAATGTGTGCGGGCAACTGATGTTTGTTGAAGATTTAAAAGCGAATATCAGTGTGGAAGTCGCCTTTAACGGACATGATGTATTACAGGCCCCCCACCGCCAGTTTGTTATTTAG
- the prsR gene encoding PEP-CTERM-box response regulator transcription factor, which yields MTDTVLVVDDDLGIQKQLKWSLTDYNVVFADDHTSAIAQLRRFEPKVVTLDLGLPPDPANASEGLRILQDIISLAPRTKVIVVTGNNDKQNALKAIDFGAYDFYQKPIDSDTIKLLVNRALNLAKLEHENNILARTRTGMSRIVGNSEAIQKVVRRAEKIANTDISTLLQGESGTGKEVFARSIHEHSPRKDKPFVAINCASIPENLLESELFGYEKGAFTGANKTTLGKIETAQGGTLFLDEIGDMPIGLQAKMLRFLQERVIERVGGRNEIPVDIRVICATHRDLQAMVAEETFREDLYYRVGEMPIMIPPLRERDQDIILLARTFLNIYREEFKAKAKSFSESAVNAMLAHKWPGNIREMQNKLKSAVIMAEGSVIQPDDLGLMPVDAQDDPETLNLREVREIAESRAIRRAYQKAEQNMSKTAELLGVTRPTLYSLIDKYHMEDIKSSD from the coding sequence ATGACTGATACCGTTTTGGTAGTTGACGATGATTTAGGTATTCAGAAGCAGTTAAAGTGGAGCCTGACCGATTACAACGTAGTTTTTGCTGATGATCATACTTCTGCTATAGCGCAGTTGCGTCGATTTGAACCTAAGGTTGTTACCCTGGACTTAGGTTTACCTCCTGACCCTGCTAATGCGTCTGAGGGATTGCGAATACTGCAAGATATTATATCGCTAGCACCTCGTACAAAAGTCATTGTGGTGACCGGAAATAACGATAAACAAAACGCGTTAAAAGCAATTGATTTTGGTGCCTACGATTTCTATCAAAAACCTATCGATTCTGACACCATAAAGCTGCTCGTAAATCGCGCATTGAATCTTGCGAAGCTTGAACATGAAAATAATATTCTTGCTCGTACCCGTACGGGCATGTCGCGCATTGTGGGAAATAGCGAAGCAATACAAAAAGTTGTACGTCGCGCTGAGAAAATTGCTAACACCGATATCAGTACGTTATTACAAGGTGAAAGTGGTACAGGTAAAGAAGTGTTTGCACGCAGTATTCACGAGCATAGCCCGAGAAAAGACAAACCTTTTGTGGCGATTAACTGTGCCTCGATACCTGAAAACTTGCTAGAGAGTGAGCTTTTTGGTTACGAGAAGGGCGCGTTTACCGGCGCAAACAAAACAACGTTGGGTAAAATTGAAACTGCGCAGGGCGGTACTCTTTTTCTTGATGAAATTGGTGATATGCCCATTGGGCTTCAAGCGAAAATGTTGCGATTCCTTCAAGAGCGCGTTATCGAACGCGTTGGTGGAAGAAACGAAATTCCTGTAGATATTCGTGTAATATGTGCGACTCACCGCGATTTACAAGCTATGGTCGCAGAAGAAACATTCAGGGAAGATTTGTATTACCGCGTGGGTGAAATGCCGATTATGATCCCACCGTTACGTGAGCGAGACCAAGATATCATCTTGCTTGCACGCACATTCCTAAATATCTATCGCGAAGAGTTTAAGGCAAAAGCTAAAAGCTTTTCTGAGTCAGCGGTGAATGCAATGCTCGCGCACAAGTGGCCAGGTAACATTCGCGAAATGCAAAATAAGCTTAAGTCTGCGGTAATTATGGCTGAGGGCAGTGTGATCCAACCTGATGACTTGGGTCTTATGCCCGTCGATGCACAAGATGACCCTGAGACGCTCAATTTGCGCGAAGTGCGTGAAATTGCAGAAAGTCGAGCGATTCGCAGGGCATATCAAAAGGCCGAGCAAAACATGTCTAAAACTGCAGAGTTACTGGGTGTAACAAGACCTACTTTGTATTCACTGATTGATAAATATCACATGGAAGATATTAAAAGCAGTGATTAA
- the prsK gene encoding XrtA/PEP-CTERM system histidine kinase PrsK, with the protein MISDVGYALNSLAYLALLLLLLTVKKPGVAKHLLVLASAATFVWSTSLITLLFGPISLSALLSTDVFKQIAWLLFLAGCIQTDFKSFLDVIKRPVTLIIIAPAIVALFAPYLLPINPSWSFLALIVLSLEVLLLLEVVYRQAGKEQWAFKPLIIYLGATNLFEFVTYANATMVNQVEVGYIAARGYIYFLLMPLLVISIRRIHHWGIDIFISRDVVLHSSLLLVAGGYLFVMAIVGYAVNYWGGSWGATVQIILVVMSFALLATVFLSNGFRTKIKVFITKHFFANQFDYRVEWVKLTKWLTHAGEHSSDVYYAGLTGMLNAIQYESGLLYKMTNSGIECIAKATTDNKDVSKDAEVILSTLADYTKQNGWVVDTEAYLVKPFDYNGLKLDRDVLKNWDYQLFVPFMKDGGLWGFAVLAAGDKEKVSLNWEVKDYLNAVSEQVGTYMQHHEAAQVVAENAQFAAFNRMSAFVLHDLKNVLAQVDLILANAQQHKHNPEFIEDTFETLEHTKARMEKMLKQLTDKKAMDEGVNSEFLLSEIANEVVSNRCSGLSPIPSVHIAAEQSVIVDREKVANVLYHLISNAQQATPDDGVVDVIVSLDNENNAQLVMIEDSGTGMDKQFIEERLFKPFDTTKGNAGMGIGAYDAKTYIESIGGKLTVLSEPGRGSCFTLYFPLI; encoded by the coding sequence ATGATTTCTGATGTAGGCTATGCGCTTAATAGCCTCGCTTATTTAGCATTATTGTTGCTGCTGTTAACGGTTAAAAAGCCGGGTGTAGCGAAGCATCTTCTGGTTTTGGCTTCAGCCGCAACATTTGTGTGGTCAACGAGTCTGATCACACTTTTGTTTGGGCCTATCTCACTCAGTGCGTTACTGAGTACCGATGTATTTAAACAGATTGCTTGGCTTCTCTTTCTTGCTGGCTGTATTCAGACAGACTTCAAAAGTTTTCTCGACGTTATAAAGCGGCCTGTCACGCTTATTATCATTGCACCTGCAATAGTGGCGCTTTTTGCACCGTATTTATTACCCATTAACCCGTCATGGAGCTTTCTAGCGTTAATCGTACTGTCTTTAGAAGTACTGCTATTGTTGGAAGTGGTTTATCGACAGGCGGGAAAAGAGCAGTGGGCGTTTAAACCACTGATCATTTATTTGGGGGCAACCAACCTTTTTGAGTTTGTCACCTACGCCAATGCCACCATGGTCAACCAAGTTGAAGTGGGCTATATCGCAGCTCGCGGATACATCTACTTCTTACTAATGCCATTGTTGGTTATTTCTATTCGCCGAATACACCATTGGGGAATAGACATATTCATCTCTAGAGATGTAGTGCTTCACAGTTCATTGTTGCTAGTAGCGGGTGGTTACCTGTTTGTTATGGCCATTGTGGGGTACGCGGTTAACTATTGGGGAGGAAGTTGGGGCGCAACAGTTCAGATCATTCTTGTTGTTATGTCTTTCGCTCTGCTCGCAACCGTATTCTTGTCAAACGGCTTTCGCACCAAAATTAAGGTGTTTATCACTAAACACTTCTTTGCAAATCAGTTCGACTATCGCGTTGAGTGGGTAAAGTTAACAAAATGGCTTACCCATGCTGGAGAGCATTCTTCAGATGTGTATTACGCAGGCCTGACAGGGATGCTTAACGCTATCCAGTATGAGTCCGGGCTGCTTTATAAAATGACGAATAGCGGCATTGAATGTATTGCGAAAGCCACAACAGACAACAAAGACGTTTCTAAGGACGCCGAAGTCATACTTAGCACATTGGCTGACTACACTAAACAAAACGGATGGGTTGTAGACACTGAAGCCTACTTGGTAAAGCCTTTTGATTATAACGGACTTAAACTCGACCGCGATGTGTTAAAAAACTGGGATTACCAGTTATTTGTGCCCTTTATGAAAGATGGCGGGCTTTGGGGCTTTGCGGTATTAGCGGCAGGCGATAAAGAAAAGGTTAGCCTTAATTGGGAAGTGAAAGACTATCTCAATGCAGTATCTGAGCAAGTGGGGACTTACATGCAGCACCACGAAGCAGCTCAAGTCGTCGCTGAAAACGCACAGTTTGCTGCCTTCAATCGTATGTCAGCGTTTGTATTACATGATTTAAAAAATGTGCTTGCTCAGGTTGACTTGATTCTCGCCAATGCCCAGCAACATAAACACAATCCAGAATTTATCGAAGATACGTTTGAAACCCTTGAGCATACGAAAGCGAGAATGGAAAAAATGCTCAAACAGTTAACCGACAAAAAAGCCATGGATGAAGGTGTTAATTCTGAGTTTCTACTTTCTGAAATAGCTAACGAGGTTGTCTCAAATCGCTGTTCTGGCCTAAGTCCTATTCCATCAGTGCATATTGCCGCTGAGCAATCCGTCATTGTAGATAGGGAAAAAGTAGCCAATGTGCTTTATCATTTAATAAGCAATGCGCAACAGGCCACACCTGATGATGGGGTTGTGGATGTTATTGTTAGCCTAGACAACGAAAACAATGCTCAACTTGTTATGATAGAAGACAGTGGCACTGGCATGGACAAACAGTTTATTGAAGAGCGCTTATTTAAGCCTTTTGATACCACAAAAGGCAACGCGGGAATGGGCATTGGTGCGTATGATGCAAAAACATATATTGAGTCTATTGGCGGTAAGCTTACGGTGTTAAGCGAGCCGGGGCGCGGAAGTTGTTTTACCCTCTACTTTCCGCTGATTTAA
- a CDS encoding beta-ketoacyl-ACP synthase III, translating to MSQQVVISGVGVWHPEESITNEELVASYNAYVDAFNEKNKQQIEAGEVTAMPYSSAEFIEKASGIKSRYIYQKEGALDIERMKPKIAPREDGELSHQAEIAVKAAKLALASANVQAQDVDAVIVSCAYTQRAYPAIAIEVQEALNIEGFGFDMLVACSAATFGMHRAYEMLSAGNAKRVLVINPELVSPQINYADRDSHFIFGDVATATVLELADTAQSEHVYDVLSTKALTKFSNNIRSNFGYMTRAEDVDPYGPDKLFHQAGRKVFKEVCPLAAAHIEAHLASHNITPEGVKRWWLHQANINMNTLICKRLLGRDATREEAPIVLDEFANTASAGSVIAFGQHHEDLTSGDIGVLCSFGAGYSIGSLVIKKR from the coding sequence ATGTCTCAACAAGTAGTTATTAGTGGTGTGGGTGTTTGGCATCCTGAAGAAAGTATAACTAACGAAGAGTTAGTCGCGAGTTACAATGCTTACGTCGATGCTTTCAACGAAAAGAACAAACAGCAAATTGAAGCTGGCGAAGTCACTGCCATGCCTTATTCTAGTGCAGAATTTATTGAAAAAGCCTCTGGCATAAAAAGTCGATATATTTATCAAAAAGAGGGTGCACTAGATATCGAAAGAATGAAGCCAAAAATCGCACCTCGTGAAGATGGTGAACTGTCTCACCAAGCAGAAATTGCGGTTAAAGCAGCAAAGCTTGCATTGGCCTCTGCAAACGTTCAAGCGCAGGATGTGGATGCCGTCATTGTGTCATGTGCCTATACACAGCGCGCGTACCCCGCTATTGCGATAGAAGTACAAGAAGCGTTAAATATTGAAGGGTTTGGTTTTGATATGTTAGTGGCGTGTTCTGCCGCTACTTTTGGTATGCACCGTGCGTATGAAATGCTTAGTGCGGGTAACGCTAAACGTGTTCTAGTGATTAATCCTGAGTTAGTCTCGCCACAAATTAACTATGCGGACCGTGACAGTCACTTCATTTTCGGTGATGTTGCCACAGCAACGGTTCTAGAATTAGCCGATACAGCGCAAAGCGAGCATGTGTATGATGTGTTAAGCACTAAAGCGTTGACTAAGTTTTCAAACAATATCCGTTCAAACTTTGGCTATATGACACGCGCTGAAGATGTAGATCCTTATGGCCCGGATAAGCTTTTCCATCAAGCTGGACGTAAGGTTTTCAAAGAAGTGTGTCCACTTGCAGCAGCGCATATTGAAGCACATTTAGCGAGTCACAACATTACGCCTGAAGGTGTGAAGCGTTGGTGGTTACACCAAGCTAATATCAATATGAATACCCTCATTTGTAAGCGACTACTAGGCCGTGATGCAACGCGGGAAGAAGCGCCTATCGTACTTGATGAGTTTGCCAATACTGCATCGGCAGGCTCAGTGATCGCATTTGGTCAACATCACGAAGATTTAACATCAGGCGATATTGGTGTTCTATGTTCTTTCGGTGCAGGCTACTCAATAGGCTCTCTTGTCATCAAAAAACGATAG
- a CDS encoding choice-of-anchor I family protein, which yields MAVRNKFKVGLLAFLVSAALTGCGLDGDDGAQGETGAQGPQGEQGEAGADGSDGTDASIGISMDIVGRAFLGAQGAAEIVQYHAATNTIYATNGATNTIAVIPAASVSTAVMQDPINTTTLTPTTISLPADINGVALGGLTSIAISGDLMAVAVPASVKTDNGYVLFYEGLDSSAPVFLDSVEVGALPDMVTFTPDGGRALVANEGEPSDDYTVDPVGSVTVINILASGEPEESGTTVGFTAFNGMEADLMAQGMMFPNPAGQTINGTTITASVAQDLEPEYITATNDVAYVSLQENNGLAVIDLEDLTVQVVGLGTKSWAGLNIDIQEDDSVSFGQYTGLYGVYQPDTIANFTWKDATFIVTANEGDAREYFFAAADAAACTAAGGVDFDEDDGCLAYTDEVKVEDLTAEANSELAMLQATGEADGLRVTTAMGDADGNGEYDAAYAYGARSFTIWDQNGLVVYDSGDDFERITASVHGAQFNNGDDENAGDSRSENKGPEPEALTVGQVGDRTYAFIGTERMGGIFVYDVTNPYDVQFTEYVINRDLTDGLTADNVIGDLAPESLVFVSADNSPSGVPLLVVGNEVSGTVTVWQINQL from the coding sequence ATGGCAGTGCGTAATAAGTTTAAAGTAGGGTTACTCGCATTTTTAGTTTCAGCAGCACTTACAGGTTGTGGCCTAGACGGTGACGACGGTGCACAAGGCGAAACTGGCGCTCAAGGCCCGCAGGGTGAGCAAGGTGAAGCAGGTGCTGATGGTTCGGATGGTACAGACGCCTCTATCGGCATTTCAATGGATATCGTGGGCCGCGCATTTCTTGGTGCCCAAGGTGCAGCTGAAATTGTTCAATACCACGCAGCTACTAATACCATCTACGCTACAAACGGCGCCACCAACACAATCGCGGTGATTCCAGCAGCTAGCGTGTCGACGGCTGTAATGCAGGACCCTATCAATACTACAACACTCACACCGACGACCATTAGCTTACCTGCTGATATCAATGGTGTTGCGCTTGGTGGCCTAACGAGCATTGCAATTAGTGGCGACCTTATGGCGGTTGCAGTGCCTGCAAGCGTTAAGACTGACAACGGTTATGTTTTATTCTACGAAGGGCTTGATAGCTCAGCGCCTGTTTTCCTTGATTCGGTTGAAGTAGGTGCGCTACCTGATATGGTGACCTTTACACCGGACGGTGGCAGAGCCTTAGTGGCTAACGAAGGTGAACCTTCAGATGATTATACCGTTGACCCTGTAGGCTCAGTAACTGTTATTAACATTCTAGCAAGTGGCGAGCCTGAAGAGTCAGGAACTACGGTTGGGTTTACTGCATTTAATGGCATGGAAGCAGACCTAATGGCACAGGGAATGATGTTCCCGAACCCTGCTGGCCAAACGATAAATGGCACAACTATTACTGCATCTGTCGCACAAGATTTAGAGCCTGAATACATTACTGCGACCAACGATGTAGCTTATGTTAGCTTGCAAGAAAATAATGGCTTAGCAGTAATTGACCTTGAAGATTTGACGGTTCAGGTTGTTGGCTTGGGCACGAAATCATGGGCTGGATTGAATATTGATATTCAAGAAGATGATTCGGTAAGCTTTGGACAATACACGGGTTTGTACGGCGTGTATCAGCCTGACACTATTGCCAACTTCACATGGAAAGATGCAACGTTCATCGTTACGGCTAACGAAGGTGACGCTCGCGAATATTTCTTCGCTGCAGCTGATGCAGCGGCATGTACTGCTGCTGGTGGCGTAGATTTCGACGAAGACGATGGCTGTTTAGCATATACCGATGAAGTAAAAGTGGAAGACTTAACCGCTGAAGCCAATTCTGAGTTAGCTATGCTGCAAGCAACGGGTGAAGCGGACGGCCTGCGTGTAACTACTGCCATGGGCGATGCTGATGGTAATGGCGAATACGACGCTGCTTATGCTTACGGCGCACGTTCATTCACTATATGGGATCAGAACGGCTTAGTGGTTTATGATTCTGGCGACGACTTCGAGCGAATTACCGCATCAGTTCACGGTGCACAGTTCAATAACGGTGACGACGAAAACGCGGGCGATTCTCGCTCTGAGAACAAAGGGCCAGAGCCTGAAGCGCTAACAGTAGGCCAAGTTGGCGATCGCACCTATGCCTTTATTGGTACTGAGCGTATGGGTGGCATTTTCGTTTATGACGTGACAAATCCGTATGATGTACAGTTTACAGAATATGTGATTAACCGCGACCTAACAGATGGGCTAACTGCCGACAACGTTATCGGTGACTTGGCGCCAGAAAGCTTAGTGTTTGTAAGTGCTGATAATAGCCCAAGTGGTGTTCCGCTACTTGTTGTTGGTAACGAAGTAAGCGGTACAGTCACGGTTTGGCAAATCAACCAACTGTAG